The following are from one region of the Chromobacterium phragmitis genome:
- a CDS encoding antibiotic biosynthesis monooxygenase family protein — protein sequence MIAVIFEVTLAEGGRDGYLAWAARLAEHLRSMDGFVSIERYQSLSQPDKLLSLSFWRDEAALAAWRNLATHREAQAAGRGGLFAGYRLRVAAVLRDYGLDEREAAPADSRAAHSA from the coding sequence ATGATCGCGGTGATATTCGAGGTGACGCTGGCCGAAGGCGGCCGCGACGGCTATCTGGCCTGGGCGGCGCGGCTGGCGGAGCATTTGCGGTCGATGGACGGTTTTGTCTCCATCGAGCGCTACCAGAGCCTGAGCCAGCCGGACAAGCTATTGTCTTTGTCGTTCTGGCGCGACGAAGCCGCATTGGCCGCCTGGCGCAATCTGGCAACCCACCGGGAGGCGCAGGCGGCGGGGCGAGGCGGCCTGTTCGCCGGCTACCGGCTGCGGGTGGCGGCGGTGCTGCGCGATTACGGCCTGGACGAGCGGGAGGCGGCGCCGGCGGACAGCCGGGCGGCGCACTCAGCCTGA
- a CDS encoding Ig-like domain-containing protein → MAWWKSSGREPAKQAARPASRLLLQALEPRMMFDGAVAASVGEAAHHVEPAHDAQHADIQQRHGETAAALAATAQQRDAAGERGGKADGPQVVFVESNVVNLKSLLAQLPANYQVVVLDSSKDGLAQIAEWAQSHHGYSAIHIISHGQENDLQLGATELTTANVASHQAELAAIGQALRPGGDILLYGCDVAEGSDGAALVNAIARESGRVTAASTNATGDASLGGDWTLEYSTDRLHVATLNLVDYHGLLTQPTSGTTTFDNLDGAVYNPSGSTDTATNLNGWNFVMQLGQTNNGNQSIIVEKPSTAETVDGYSDGTIPITYLSVKPNDGSLFTLNSIGVVLNGYDSGTTGGSVQLVGYLNGSAVSGATLTQSVGDVLQGGGTLVTFTVSGNSAFQGIDSFRLLAASGHNITGMIGVGSINAVNFHFPGPTLTASGGSSAYSSGTGAAVTVDGSMSLSDTAASTQTSATVSITGNFHSAEDTLAFTNDGSTMGNISGSYNSGTGVLTLTSSGSTATNAQWQAALRAVTYQDSSLSPNTSTRTISFAITDASSNTSSTVTKTVTVAADSAPVISNLNGDSNTYYAGGSAASLDTGTAATVSDSDTTSFNGGNVTAHFSANGQSGEDVLGISTAGTVTLSSGTSVGSTVSVGGVAIGTIATNGDGVSGHDLIVTLNSNATASRVGTLLTALTYRDSASGIPNTSTRTIQVTVNDGRDGTSSASSVTMAVSAAPVLADGGGSAAFTAGDNATSTPVAVDSAITVADNASSTLASGTVSITGNFHSSEDVLAFTNDGSTMGNISGSYNSGTGVLTLTSAGGTATLAQWQAALRAVTYTDSAVTPNTATRTVSFQVADGSSNSSAVLTRTVTVAATDQTPLTTASGGSAAFAAGDNATSTPVAVDNGITVSDLDNATLASATVSITGNFHSGEDVLSFTNTSAVTYGNITASYNSGTGVLTLTSSGATATVSQWQAALRAVKYTDSAVTPNTATRTVSFAVSDGTKTSAAATRTVTVAATDQTPLATSSGGSAAFAAADNATSTPVAVDSGITVSDLDNTTLASATVSITGNFQSGEDALSFTNSSAVTYGNIAASYNSGTGVLTLTSSGATATVAQWQAALRAVTYTDSAITPNTATRTVSFAVSDGTKTSSAATRTVTVAATDQTPIATVSGASGSYTVSGTPTPVAVDSGITVSDRDNATLASATVSITGNFHSGEDVLAFTNGSAVTYGNIAASYNSGTGVLTLTSSGATATVAQWQAALRAVTYNDTAGSPNTSTRVVSFAVNDGTNNSATVTRSIAIQLPTPSVSGLTAGTDTGSSSSDGVTSNNTPSATGTATAGSTVTVYVDGVSVGTTTANSSGAWTYNFASSLADGSHAITAMASSGGVNSATSSAYSVTIDTSAPSAPVVSGLTSGTDTGSSHSDGVTSNNQPTITGTAEANSTVTVYVDGTAVGTATADGSGAWSYNLTSALTEGNHSLKATATDAAGNVSGQSSAKSITVDTSAPNAPAGLGLSAASDTGSSHSDGVTSNNQPTITGTAEANSTVTVYVDGTAVGTATADGSGAWSYNLASSLADGNHSLKATATDAAGNVSGQSSAKNITVDTSAPNAPAGLGLSAASDTGSSHSDGVTSNNQPTITGTAEANSTVTVYVDGTAVGTATADSTGAWSYNLASSLADGNHSLKATATDAAGNVSGQSSAKNITVDTSAPNAPAGLGLSAASDTGGSHSDGVTSNNQPTITGTAEANSTVTVYVDGTAVGTATADGSGAWSYNLASSLADGNHSLKATATDAAGNVSGQSSAKNITVDTSAPNAPAGLGLSAASDTGSSHSDGVTSNNQPTITGTAEANSTVTVYVDGTAVGTATADSTGAWSYNLASSLADGNHSLKATATDAAGNVSGQSSAKNITVDTSAPNAPAGLGLSAASDTGSSHSDGVTSNNQPTITGTAEANSTVTVYIDGVAVGTATADSTGAWSYNVGSALADGNHSIRAMAVDAAGNISGQSASYAITVDTASPQVQSLTASGLLNTSASTVSYQVVFTKPVASFTADALSVVSSGSARGTVASVTSLSSTSYVVELSGVGGDGSLSLTIKNNMVSDAAGNLLKGTATAPSYQLASPVVPVSTVAPVTVTTTPTFTNTIQLPPITPNIVLAAVSGSSVSTANNGNAIITTGQTILGSTATGLGTGILTPTFGAGDSANGSANGSAPSFISSTASNPTIALQVNPDLGVRPLVTGQSFTISLPPATIITRESSASLSIAARQSNGQPLPAWLRFDPASGKFTGQAPAGWNKSISIDIQVQDKSGHHGNSHIQLNFGQRQAATPPAGKAAAAAAGKQALNQQFEQHGQHAFEQRLAALLEGETQG, encoded by the coding sequence ATGGCATGGTGGAAATCGTCGGGCCGGGAACCGGCCAAACAGGCTGCTCGGCCAGCCAGCCGTTTGCTTCTTCAGGCGCTGGAGCCGCGGATGATGTTCGACGGCGCGGTGGCGGCCTCGGTGGGCGAGGCGGCGCATCACGTTGAGCCGGCGCATGACGCGCAGCATGCCGACATCCAGCAGCGGCACGGCGAAACGGCGGCAGCCTTGGCCGCCACCGCGCAGCAGCGCGACGCGGCCGGGGAGCGCGGCGGCAAGGCGGATGGCCCGCAGGTGGTGTTCGTCGAATCCAACGTGGTGAATTTGAAGAGCCTGCTCGCGCAATTGCCGGCCAACTACCAAGTGGTGGTGCTGGACAGCAGCAAGGACGGTTTGGCGCAGATCGCGGAGTGGGCGCAAAGCCATCATGGCTACAGCGCCATCCACATCATTTCGCACGGCCAGGAAAACGATCTGCAGCTGGGCGCCACCGAGTTGACCACCGCCAATGTCGCCAGCCATCAAGCCGAGCTGGCCGCCATCGGCCAGGCCTTGCGCCCCGGCGGCGATATCCTGCTGTATGGCTGCGACGTGGCCGAAGGCAGCGACGGCGCGGCGCTGGTCAACGCGATCGCCAGGGAAAGCGGCCGGGTGACAGCCGCCTCCACCAACGCCACCGGCGATGCCAGCCTGGGCGGCGACTGGACGCTGGAGTATTCGACCGACCGGCTTCACGTGGCCACGTTGAATTTGGTCGACTATCACGGCCTGTTGACCCAGCCGACTTCCGGAACGACCACCTTCGACAACCTGGACGGCGCAGTCTACAACCCGTCTGGCAGCACGGACACCGCAACCAACCTGAACGGCTGGAATTTCGTCATGCAGCTGGGCCAGACCAATAACGGCAACCAGTCCATCATTGTCGAGAAACCCAGCACCGCGGAAACGGTGGACGGCTATTCCGACGGCACCATTCCCATCACCTATCTGAGCGTCAAACCCAACGACGGCAGTCTGTTCACCCTCAACTCCATCGGCGTGGTGCTGAATGGCTACGATTCCGGCACCACTGGCGGCAGCGTCCAGCTGGTCGGCTATCTGAACGGCTCCGCGGTGTCCGGCGCGACCTTGACCCAATCGGTGGGCGATGTGTTGCAGGGCGGGGGGACGCTGGTGACTTTCACCGTTTCCGGCAACAGCGCCTTTCAGGGCATCGATTCCTTCCGGCTGCTGGCGGCATCGGGCCACAACATCACCGGCATGATCGGGGTGGGCAGCATCAACGCCGTCAACTTCCACTTCCCCGGGCCGACCCTGACCGCCAGCGGCGGCAGCAGCGCCTACAGCTCCGGCACCGGCGCGGCTGTGACGGTGGACGGCAGCATGTCGCTGAGCGATACCGCGGCCTCGACCCAGACCAGCGCCACGGTGTCGATCACCGGCAACTTCCACAGCGCCGAGGACACGCTGGCCTTCACCAACGACGGCAGCACCATGGGGAATATCAGCGGCAGCTACAACAGCGGTACCGGGGTGCTGACGCTGACCTCCAGCGGCTCCACCGCCACCAACGCGCAATGGCAGGCAGCCTTGCGCGCGGTGACCTATCAGGACAGCTCGCTATCCCCCAATACCAGCACCCGCACCATCAGTTTCGCCATCACCGACGCCAGCAGCAACACCAGTTCCACGGTGACCAAGACCGTCACCGTGGCGGCGGACAGCGCGCCGGTGATCAGCAACCTGAACGGCGACAGCAACACCTATTACGCCGGCGGCAGCGCTGCGAGCCTGGATACCGGCACCGCGGCCACGGTCAGCGACAGCGACACCACCAGCTTCAACGGCGGCAACGTGACCGCCCACTTCTCCGCCAACGGCCAGAGCGGCGAAGACGTGCTGGGCATCAGCACCGCCGGCACGGTGACGCTGTCCAGCGGCACCAGCGTGGGCAGCACGGTATCGGTAGGCGGCGTGGCCATCGGCACCATCGCCACCAATGGCGACGGCGTCAGCGGCCATGATTTGATCGTCACCCTGAACAGCAACGCCACCGCCTCGCGCGTGGGCACGCTGTTGACTGCGCTGACGTACCGCGACAGCGCCTCCGGCATTCCCAATACTTCCACCCGCACCATACAGGTGACGGTCAACGACGGTCGCGACGGCACTAGCAGCGCCTCCAGCGTGACCATGGCGGTCAGCGCCGCGCCGGTGCTGGCGGATGGCGGCGGCAGCGCGGCGTTCACGGCCGGCGACAACGCCACCTCCACGCCGGTGGCGGTGGACAGCGCGATCACCGTCGCGGACAACGCCAGCTCCACGCTGGCCAGCGGCACGGTGTCCATCACCGGCAATTTCCACAGCAGCGAGGATGTGCTGGCCTTCACCAACGACGGCAGCACCATGGGCAATATCAGCGGCAGCTACAACAGCGGCACCGGGGTGCTGACGCTGACCTCGGCCGGCGGCACCGCCACGCTGGCGCAATGGCAGGCGGCGTTGCGGGCGGTGACCTACACCGACAGCGCGGTGACGCCGAACACGGCGACGCGCACTGTCAGCTTCCAGGTAGCGGACGGCAGCAGCAATAGTAGCGCGGTTCTGACGCGGACGGTGACGGTAGCGGCGACGGACCAAACGCCGCTGACGACGGCGAGCGGCGGCAGCGCGGCGTTCGCAGCCGGCGACAACGCCACCTCCACGCCGGTGGCGGTGGACAACGGCATCACGGTATCGGATCTGGACAACGCCACGCTGGCCAGCGCGACGGTGTCGATCACCGGCAACTTCCACAGCGGCGAGGATGTGCTCAGCTTCACCAATACCAGCGCGGTGACCTACGGCAACATCACGGCCAGCTACAACAGCGGTACCGGCGTGCTGACGCTGACTTCCAGCGGCGCCACCGCCACCGTTTCGCAATGGCAGGCGGCGCTGCGCGCGGTCAAGTACACCGACAGCGCGGTGACGCCCAACACCGCCACGCGCACGGTCAGCTTCGCGGTCAGCGACGGCACCAAGACCAGCGCGGCGGCGACGCGCACGGTGACGGTGGCGGCCACCGATCAAACGCCGCTCGCGACCAGCAGCGGCGGCAGCGCGGCCTTTGCCGCCGCGGACAACGCCACCTCCACGCCGGTGGCGGTGGACAGCGGCATCACGGTATCGGACTTGGACAACACCACGCTGGCCAGCGCGACAGTGTCGATCACCGGCAATTTCCAGAGCGGCGAAGATGCGCTGAGCTTCACCAACAGCAGCGCGGTGACTTACGGCAACATCGCCGCCAGCTACAACAGCGGCACCGGCGTGCTGACGCTGACTTCCAGCGGCGCCACCGCCACGGTTGCGCAATGGCAGGCGGCGTTGCGCGCGGTGACTTACACCGACAGCGCGATCACGCCGAACACGGCGACGCGGACTGTGAGCTTCGCGGTCAGCGACGGCACCAAGACCAGTTCGGCGGCGACGCGCACGGTGACGGTGGCGGCCACAGACCAGACGCCGATCGCCACCGTGTCCGGCGCCAGCGGCAGCTATACCGTCAGCGGCACGCCGACGCCGGTGGCGGTGGACAGCGGCATCACCGTGTCGGACCGGGACAACGCCACGCTGGCCAGCGCGACGGTGTCGATCACCGGCAACTTCCACAGCGGCGAGGATGTGCTGGCGTTCACCAATGGCAGCGCGGTGACTTACGGGAACATCGCCGCCAGCTACAACAGCGGCACCGGCGTGCTGACGCTGACCTCCAGCGGCGCGACGGCGACGGTGGCGCAATGGCAGGCGGCGCTGCGGGCGGTGACCTACAACGACACCGCCGGCTCGCCGAATACCTCCACCCGGGTGGTCAGCTTCGCAGTCAACGACGGCACCAACAACAGCGCCACGGTCACCCGCAGCATCGCGATCCAGTTGCCCACGCCCAGCGTCAGCGGATTGACGGCGGGCACCGATACCGGCTCCAGCAGCTCCGACGGCGTCACCAGCAACAACACGCCGTCCGCGACCGGCACCGCGACGGCAGGCAGCACGGTCACCGTCTATGTCGATGGCGTCAGCGTCGGCACCACCACCGCCAACAGTTCCGGCGCCTGGACTTACAACTTCGCTTCCAGCCTGGCCGACGGCAGCCATGCGATCACGGCGATGGCGAGCAGCGGCGGCGTCAACAGCGCCACTTCGTCAGCGTATTCGGTGACGATCGACACCTCAGCCCCCAGCGCGCCGGTTGTGAGCGGCCTCACCAGCGGCACGGACACCGGCAGCAGCCACAGCGACGGCGTCACCAGCAACAACCAGCCGACGATCACCGGCACCGCGGAAGCGAACAGCACGGTGACGGTGTACGTGGACGGGACGGCGGTGGGCACGGCGACGGCGGACGGCAGCGGCGCGTGGAGCTACAACCTGACCAGTGCCCTGACCGAAGGCAACCACAGCCTCAAGGCGACGGCGACCGACGCGGCGGGCAATGTCAGCGGCCAGTCCTCGGCCAAGAGCATCACCGTCGATACCAGCGCGCCCAATGCGCCGGCCGGCCTGGGCCTGAGCGCGGCCAGCGACACCGGCAGCAGCCACAGCGACGGCGTCACCAGCAACAACCAGCCGACGATCACCGGCACCGCGGAGGCGAACAGCACGGTGACGGTGTACGTGGACGGGACGGCGGTGGGCACGGCGACGGCGGACGGCAGCGGCGCGTGGAGCTACAACCTGGCCAGCAGCCTGGCGGACGGCAACCACAGCCTCAAGGCGACGGCGACCGACGCTGCGGGCAATGTCAGCGGCCAGTCCTCGGCCAAGAACATCACCGTCGATACCAGCGCGCCCAACGCGCCGGCCGGCCTGGGCCTGAGCGCGGCCAGCGACACCGGCAGCAGCCACAGCGACGGCGTCACCAGCAACAACCAGCCGACGATCACCGGCACCGCGGAAGCGAACAGCACGGTGACGGTGTACGTGGACGGGACGGCGGTGGGCACCGCGACCGCTGACAGCACCGGCGCGTGGAGCTACAACCTGGCCAGCAGCCTGGCGGACGGCAACCACAGCCTCAAGGCGACGGCGACCGATGCGGCGGGCAATGTCAGCGGCCAGTCCTCGGCCAAGAACATCACCGTCGATACCAGCGCGCCCAACGCGCCGGCCGGCCTGGGCCTGAGCGCGGCCAGCGACACCGGCGGCAGCCACAGCGACGGCGTCACCAGCAACAACCAGCCGACGATCACCGGCACCGCGGAGGCGAACAGCACGGTGACGGTGTACGTGGACGGGACGGCGGTGGGCACGGCGACGGCGGACGGCAGCGGCGCGTGGAGCTACAACCTGGCCAGCAGCCTGGCGGACGGCAACCACAGCCTCAAGGCGACGGCGACCGATGCGGCGGGCAATGTCAGCGGCCAGTCCTCGGCCAAGAACATCACCGTCGATACCAGCGCGCCCAACGCGCCGGCCGGCCTGGGCCTGAGCGCGGCCAGCGACACCGGCAGCAGCCACAGCGACGGCGTCACCAGCAACAACCAGCCGACGATCACCGGCACCGCGGAAGCGAACAGCACGGTGACGGTGTACGTGGACGGGACGGCGGTGGGCACCGCGACCGCTGACAGCACCGGCGCGTGGAGCTACAACCTGGCCAGCAGCCTGGCGGACGGCAACCACAGCCTCAAGGCGACGGCGACCGATGCGGCGGGCAATGTCAGCGGCCAGTCCTCGGCCAAGAACATCACCGTCGATACCAGCGCGCCCAACGCGCCGGCCGGCCTGGGCCTGAGCGCGGCCAGCGACACCGGCAGCAGCCACAGCGACGGCGTCACCAGCAACAACCAGCCGACGATCACCGGCACCGCGGAAGCGAACAGCACGGTGACGGTGTACATCGACGGCGTGGCAGTCGGCACCGCGACCGCCGACAGCACCGGCGCATGGAGCTATAACGTCGGCAGCGCATTGGCGGACGGCAATCACAGCATTCGCGCCATGGCAGTGGATGCGGCCGGCAACATCAGCGGCCAGTCGGCGAGCTACGCCATCACGGTGGACACCGCCTCGCCGCAGGTGCAGAGCCTTACGGCATCCGGCTTGCTGAATACTTCGGCCAGCACCGTGTCTTACCAAGTGGTATTCACCAAGCCGGTCGCTTCGTTCACTGCCGACGCGCTAAGCGTGGTGAGCAGCGGCAGCGCGCGCGGCACGGTAGCCAGCGTCACGTCGCTCAGTTCGACCAGCTACGTTGTCGAGTTGTCGGGAGTCGGCGGCGATGGATCCTTGTCATTGACGATCAAGAACAATATGGTCAGCGACGCCGCCGGCAATCTGTTGAAGGGAACCGCGACTGCGCCGTCCTACCAGTTGGCCTCTCCAGTGGTGCCGGTCAGCACGGTTGCGCCGGTTACGGTGACGACCACGCCTACCTTCACCAACACCATACAACTGCCACCCATTACGCCCAACATCGTACTGGCGGCTGTGAGCGGAAGTTCCGTCTCCACCGCGAATAACGGCAATGCGATCATCACTACGGGTCAGACCATCCTGGGCTCCACTGCCACGGGATTGGGCACGGGCATCTTGACGCCGACTTTCGGCGCCGGCGACAGCGCCAACGGCAGCGCCAACGGCAGCGCGCCGTCTTTCATCAGCAGCACAGCCAGCAACCCGACCATCGCGCTGCAGGTGAATCCGGATCTGGGGGTGCGGCCGCTGGTGACCGGGCAGTCGTTCACCATTTCCCTGCCGCCGGCCACCATCATTACGCGGGAGTCTTCCGCCAGCCTGAGCATCGCCGCCCGGCAGAGCAATGGCCAGCCGCTGCCAGCCTGGCTGAGGTTTGATCCGGCATCCGGCAAATTCACCGGACAGGCGCCGGCGGGCTGGAACAAGTCCATTTCGATAGACATCCAGGTGCAGGACAAGAGCGGCCACCATGGCAATAGCCACATCCAGCTCAATTTCGGCCAGCGGCAGGCCGCCACGCCGCCGGCTGGCAAAGCGGCTGCCGCGGCGGCAGGCAAGCAGGCGCTCAACCAGCAGTTCGAGCAACATGGCCAACATGCATTCGAGCAACGCCTGGCAGCATTGTTGGAGGGGGAGACGCAAGGATGA
- a CDS encoding cytochrome P450 family protein — translation MSAWPEHALAAASHRDPYPYYLELARQGWARDQRLGLWLAASHAAASAVLACPACRVRPLDEPAPAALAGLALGETFGRWLRMSEAPIHAPLRAAVAASLAAQEDERAQRRARDLARGFLAGAAPDGARLDALVDFLPAATLASLLGWPERSLLGLSGQVAAWCRAVAADAGAVEREAGEAACLALHAELAALEDAGWLARWRQEFGELGEDALRANLLGALFQSRDAGAGLLAAGIAWRCEGPWDWREAGEWRRRLRADPVLHHTRRFVAEDATLAGQPLKAGDQVLVLLAAAARDPAGPGESMDFGRGRHGCPGERLALAIARGALAALEEIGPDWRALGGGMVFRGPPNVRMRRFGAGDGR, via the coding sequence ATGAGCGCCTGGCCGGAGCACGCGCTGGCCGCCGCCAGCCACCGCGATCCTTATCCTTATTATTTGGAACTGGCGCGCCAGGGCTGGGCGCGCGACCAGCGCCTGGGCCTATGGCTGGCCGCTTCGCATGCGGCGGCGTCGGCCGTGCTGGCCTGTCCCGCCTGCCGCGTCCGTCCGCTGGATGAGCCGGCGCCGGCGGCCTTGGCCGGATTGGCGCTGGGGGAAACGTTTGGACGCTGGCTGCGCATGAGCGAAGCTCCCATCCATGCGCCGCTGCGCGCGGCGGTGGCGGCTAGTTTGGCCGCGCAGGAGGATGAGAGGGCGCAGCGCCGGGCGCGGGACTTGGCGCGGGGCTTTCTGGCAGGCGCGGCGCCGGATGGCGCGCGGCTGGACGCGTTGGTCGATTTCCTGCCGGCGGCCACCTTGGCCTCGCTGCTGGGCTGGCCGGAGCGGAGTTTGCTGGGCTTGTCCGGGCAGGTCGCGGCATGGTGCCGCGCCGTGGCTGCCGATGCCGGCGCGGTGGAACGAGAGGCGGGCGAAGCGGCCTGCCTGGCGCTCCATGCGGAGCTGGCCGCGCTGGAGGACGCCGGCTGGCTGGCGCGCTGGCGACAGGAATTTGGCGAGTTGGGCGAGGATGCGCTGCGCGCCAACTTGCTGGGCGCGCTGTTCCAGAGCCGCGACGCCGGAGCCGGCCTGCTGGCCGCCGGCATCGCCTGGCGCTGCGAAGGGCCATGGGATTGGCGCGAAGCCGGGGAATGGCGCCGCCGCCTGCGGGCCGACCCGGTGTTGCACCATACGCGGCGTTTCGTCGCCGAGGACGCGACGCTGGCGGGCCAGCCGCTGAAGGCCGGCGATCAAGTGCTGGTGTTGCTGGCCGCGGCGGCGCGGGACCCGGCAGGTCCCGGCGAGTCTATGGATTTCGGCCGCGGCCGCCATGGCTGCCCCGGCGAGCGGCTGGCCCTGGCCATCGCCCGCGGCGCGTTGGCGGCGCTGGAGGAGATCGGTCCGGATTGGCGCGCGCTGGGCGGCGGGATGGTTTTCCGTGGTCCGCCCAATGTGAGAATGCGCCGCTTCGGCGCGGGAGACGGCAGATGA
- a CDS encoding class I SAM-dependent methyltransferase, whose translation MTATPLYCAEPARLDTALRLCERFTLPLVKQRPTDGYWLELNGERLELLTTGKHGAVYAEFVEGAARHRREQGGGRGQPVAKAVGLKGAKELPYVVDATAGLGRDSFVLATLGCRVTMVERSPVAAALLADALERALRDETTRDIAERMTLAHANSRDWLAGLPEAQRPDVVFVDPMFPDTDKKAAAAKKDMQAFQHVIGEDMDSAELLAAAIAAAKVRVVVKRPRLGAPIAGVKPSAVLDGKSTRFDLYVIKALASG comes from the coding sequence ATGACCGCTACCCCGCTTTACTGCGCCGAACCCGCCCGTCTAGATACTGCCTTGCGCCTTTGCGAGCGTTTCACGCTGCCGCTGGTGAAACAACGCCCGACGGACGGTTATTGGCTGGAGCTGAACGGCGAGCGGCTGGAACTGCTGACGACCGGCAAACACGGCGCGGTGTACGCGGAGTTCGTCGAGGGCGCGGCGCGCCACCGCCGCGAGCAGGGCGGCGGCCGCGGCCAGCCGGTAGCCAAGGCGGTGGGATTGAAGGGCGCGAAGGAACTGCCCTATGTGGTGGACGCCACCGCCGGCCTGGGCCGCGACAGCTTCGTGCTGGCCACCCTGGGCTGCCGGGTGACCATGGTGGAGCGTTCGCCGGTGGCGGCGGCCTTGCTGGCCGACGCGCTGGAGCGCGCATTGCGCGACGAGACCACCCGCGACATCGCCGAGCGGATGACGCTGGCGCATGCCAATTCGCGCGATTGGCTGGCGGGCCTGCCCGAGGCGCAGCGGCCGGACGTGGTGTTCGTCGATCCGATGTTCCCGGACACCGACAAGAAAGCCGCCGCCGCCAAGAAAGACATGCAGGCGTTCCAACATGTGATAGGCGAGGATATGGACAGCGCGGAATTGCTGGCCGCCGCCATCGCCGCCGCCAAGGTGCGCGTGGTGGTGAAGCGGCCGCGGCTGGGCGCGCCCATCGCCGGCGTCAAGCCGTCGGCGGTGCTGGACGGCAAGTCCACCCGCTTCGACCTCTACGTGATCAAGGCGCTGGCCTCAGGCTGA
- a CDS encoding DUF6058 family natural product biosynthesis protein has protein sequence MQVLLDYLQNHFLSEPQLLHRCGLSRERLTRLQREGRAPQPSYALRCSGVVTSYCGERSLDGALAWYPLAMAEWLVEADQADAAALRARFERRYRAEWARLAAQGLADAAEANLDEEWTHFLAGTYGVCTRHARVEEIAAKGAAVAVIDRLTARQTRAALPAGELALLHRAVALLDEAAAPFAPHERAASSRERCVNQVRRQYLGDAA, from the coding sequence ATGCAGGTCTTGTTGGATTATCTGCAAAACCATTTTTTGAGCGAGCCGCAGCTGTTGCATCGCTGCGGCCTGTCACGGGAGCGGTTGACGCGGCTGCAGCGCGAGGGCCGCGCGCCGCAGCCGTCCTACGCATTGCGCTGCTCGGGCGTAGTGACGTCGTATTGCGGCGAGCGCTCGCTGGACGGCGCATTGGCCTGGTATCCGCTGGCGATGGCCGAATGGCTGGTCGAGGCGGATCAAGCCGACGCCGCCGCGCTGCGCGCGCGCTTCGAACGGCGTTATCGGGCGGAGTGGGCGCGCCTGGCGGCGCAAGGGCTGGCCGATGCGGCGGAGGCGAATCTGGATGAAGAGTGGACGCACTTCCTGGCCGGCACCTACGGCGTGTGCACCCGCCATGCCCGGGTGGAGGAGATCGCCGCCAAGGGCGCGGCCGTCGCCGTGATCGACCGGCTGACCGCTCGCCAGACACGCGCGGCCTTGCCGGCGGGCGAGCTAGCCCTGTTGCACCGCGCGGTGGCGCTGCTGGATGAAGCGGCCGCGCCGTTCGCGCCGCATGAGCGGGCCGCCAGCTCGCGCGAGCGCTGCGTCAATCAGGTGCGGCGGCAATACCTGGGAGACGCGGCATGA